The Geobacillus stearothermophilus ATCC 12980 genome contains a region encoding:
- a CDS encoding DUF488 family protein, N3 subclade — translation MYTSNFATVRKLPAHLKPVAISIGVPKWWNGPVEKRLAPTWQMLKMDRKNYDRLFKEKLARLDAEELYESLGDNAVLLCYEAHNDWCHRRLVAEWFEQELGIVVPEWGFDREDTFPYDECCKERKGTLRREFIANENTKAEKVEEEKVKQLSLFEIFDSNGVFKI, via the coding sequence ATGTATACGTCGAATTTTGCGACGGTGAGAAAGCTGCCGGCTCATTTGAAGCCGGTGGCTATCTCCATCGGAGTTCCAAAATGGTGGAACGGACCAGTAGAAAAACGGCTCGCTCCCACATGGCAAATGCTCAAGATGGACAGAAAGAATTATGATCGGCTGTTTAAAGAAAAACTGGCTCGACTGGACGCTGAAGAACTATATGAAAGCCTTGGGGACAACGCGGTGTTGCTTTGTTACGAGGCGCACAACGATTGGTGTCATAGACGACTTGTAGCAGAATGGTTCGAGCAAGAATTAGGAATCGTCGTTCCAGAGTGGGGATTCGACAGAGAGGACACGTTCCCATACGATGAATGTTGCAAAGAGAGAAAAGGAACGTTACGGAGGGAATTTATTGCCAATGAAAATACCAAAGCGGAAAAAGTGGAAGAAGAAAAGGTAAAGCAACTGTCGCTATTCGAGATTTTTGATAGCAACGGGGTGTTTAAGATATGA
- the radC gene encoding RadC family protein — MNYAQKYPTKRYLKFERIVKEKVNAGYYHIPEAITSPEAAVDTVCSVLGIHKETQEAFVVAFLNTKNKVIGLEEIHRGSANASIVSPRDVFKMALMKNAVGIICFHNHPSGDPTPSKEDVEMTKRLRDAGEIIGIQLLDHIIIGDEETYVSLRERGVI; from the coding sequence ATGAATTATGCGCAAAAGTATCCTACCAAACGCTACCTAAAGTTCGAGCGTATCGTGAAAGAAAAAGTCAATGCGGGGTATTATCATATCCCTGAAGCGATCACAAGCCCAGAGGCCGCGGTTGACACTGTTTGTTCAGTCCTTGGGATTCACAAAGAAACTCAAGAAGCGTTCGTTGTAGCGTTTCTGAATACGAAAAACAAAGTCATCGGACTTGAAGAAATACACAGGGGGTCGGCGAACGCATCAATCGTATCCCCGAGAGATGTCTTCAAGATGGCGTTAATGAAAAACGCAGTAGGAATCATTTGTTTCCATAATCATCCAAGCGGAGATCCGACGCCAAGCAAAGAGGACGTGGAGATGACCAAACGGTTGAGAGATGCTGGGGAAATCATAGGGATTCAGTTATTAGACCACATTATCATCGGGGATGAGGAAACGTACGTGAGCTTGAGAGAGAGGGGCGTTATCTGA
- a CDS encoding putative antirestriction adenine methyltransferase has product MFVGSINQDLRALVSEVTRSWDVEDIYIGCSGNFTIERILKNRGFNLYGNDVSLYSCTIGSYLAGEDIRVEIKHKDWKWLEPYMKAGIPRIATLLLCTTMLDGLHRDEPFFVRRRKAYRDQWERLHNETCSKVAKALDGLKLKRFFSGDVVEWAEQAPNDAGFISFPPTYKGGYERLYRAFEMVFDWDEPKYEIFDRDRLAYMVERVKEKKHWMMARDEPIPGLEGYEVGRVQTSLRSKPVIVYASKAKPKITMPHQRTEIVKLPRMGEHDEITENSTIGVKKISQRQMNTLRSLYLNPGIAPASASINLAVLVDGKLIGAIGLSKSSHNMGDAYIMSDFVIRPLQYKRASKLVLAAAVSTEIKRIIEQTFNVKVDEIATTAFTDKPASMKYRGLFEVHSRKENPPRVNYIGKAGRWSMREGLIWWVRNHSKYKK; this is encoded by the coding sequence GTGTTTGTGGGAAGCATCAATCAGGACTTGAGGGCGCTTGTAAGTGAGGTGACGCGGTCATGGGACGTAGAGGATATTTATATAGGCTGTTCAGGCAACTTCACGATAGAAAGGATTTTGAAAAACAGGGGATTTAACCTGTATGGGAATGACGTAAGTTTGTACAGTTGCACCATCGGCAGTTATCTGGCCGGCGAGGACATAAGAGTCGAAATCAAGCATAAAGACTGGAAGTGGTTAGAGCCGTACATGAAGGCAGGGATACCAAGAATCGCGACATTGCTGCTATGCACAACGATGTTAGACGGGTTGCATCGCGACGAACCGTTTTTCGTACGAAGGAGAAAGGCATATAGGGATCAATGGGAGAGACTGCACAACGAAACCTGCTCTAAAGTGGCCAAGGCTTTAGACGGGCTGAAATTGAAAAGGTTCTTTTCAGGCGACGTTGTGGAATGGGCAGAACAGGCTCCTAATGATGCCGGATTTATTTCATTCCCGCCAACCTACAAGGGTGGATACGAGCGGCTGTATCGAGCGTTTGAAATGGTATTCGACTGGGATGAACCGAAATACGAGATATTCGACCGAGATCGTCTTGCATACATGGTCGAGAGGGTGAAGGAGAAAAAACATTGGATGATGGCGAGGGACGAGCCAATTCCGGGGCTAGAAGGATACGAAGTGGGGAGAGTTCAAACATCACTGCGGAGCAAACCGGTCATTGTGTATGCGTCAAAGGCGAAACCGAAAATTACGATGCCTCATCAACGGACGGAAATCGTAAAACTGCCGAGAATGGGGGAACACGATGAGATTACGGAGAATTCAACAATCGGTGTTAAGAAAATCAGCCAAAGGCAGATGAACACGCTTCGGAGCCTATACCTCAACCCCGGAATTGCACCGGCGAGCGCATCTATTAATTTAGCCGTGTTGGTAGACGGTAAATTGATAGGTGCTATTGGCCTGTCAAAGTCGAGCCACAACATGGGAGACGCCTATATTATGAGCGATTTCGTGATACGCCCACTGCAATATAAAAGGGCATCGAAGCTGGTGTTGGCAGCGGCTGTGAGCACGGAGATCAAAAGGATAATAGAGCAAACTTTCAATGTGAAAGTCGATGAGATAGCGACAACGGCATTTACAGACAAACCGGCGAGCATGAAATACAGGGGATTGTTTGAGGTTCACAGCCGAAAAGAAAACCCGCCGAGAGTCAACTATATCGGAAAAGCGGGGCGTTGGAGCATGAGGGAGGGATTGATATGGTGGGTAAGGAATCACAGCAAGTACAAAAAATAA
- a CDS encoding ParB/RepB/Spo0J family partition protein, protein MVGKESQQVQKINAKLAGGFKLAIVPIDQLEFLEKNARFMRNEMFQNLVNNIKRDGGLSQLPFCWLTPEGKYRILSGNHRCKAAIEAGLTEVPVIYTDRDLTKDEQIAIQLSHNSITGEDDPVILQELYAEIEDLDMKYYSGLDDKVLGQLEKVQIDGITEAHLDYLTVSFLFLPEEREELFNAFEKAKDEINSETVLARLADFDRLLEAQKKVKQSYNIFNGATSLMIILDIFERHLEDLKEGYLDENGEPEHKNRVPISTVFGSDEIPTEAAATLNKAIEKALSSGEIDKKEKWKFIENLAMKYLSGE, encoded by the coding sequence ATGGTGGGTAAGGAATCACAGCAAGTACAAAAAATAAACGCCAAACTGGCCGGAGGATTTAAGTTGGCCATTGTGCCAATCGATCAACTGGAATTTTTAGAAAAGAACGCACGTTTCATGAGAAACGAGATGTTTCAAAATCTAGTGAACAACATCAAGCGTGACGGTGGACTGTCCCAACTCCCGTTTTGTTGGCTGACGCCGGAAGGGAAATACAGAATTTTGAGCGGCAACCATCGTTGTAAGGCTGCCATTGAAGCAGGACTTACAGAAGTGCCAGTCATCTATACAGACAGGGACTTGACGAAAGATGAACAAATCGCCATACAGTTGAGTCATAACTCCATTACTGGAGAGGACGACCCTGTCATTTTGCAAGAGCTGTATGCGGAGATCGAAGACTTGGACATGAAGTATTACAGCGGGTTGGACGACAAGGTTTTGGGTCAGCTCGAAAAAGTGCAAATTGACGGAATCACAGAAGCACACCTTGATTATTTGACGGTATCGTTTTTGTTCCTGCCGGAAGAACGGGAGGAACTTTTTAACGCCTTTGAAAAAGCTAAGGACGAGATCAACAGTGAAACTGTACTTGCGAGGTTGGCTGATTTTGATAGATTACTCGAAGCGCAAAAAAAGGTGAAACAATCGTATAACATTTTCAACGGTGCGACGAGTCTGATGATTATACTCGATATTTTCGAACGGCATTTAGAGGATTTGAAAGAAGGATATTTGGATGAGAATGGAGAGCCTGAACATAAAAATCGTGTGCCAATTTCGACTGTTTTTGGTTCTGATGAAATCCCTACGGAAGCGGCAGCTACGCTCAATAAGGCTATTGAAAAGGCTTTGTCGAGTGGAGAGATCGACAAAAAAGAGAAGTGGAAATTCATCGAGAATTTAGCGATGAAATATTTGAGTGGTGAGTGA